The following are encoded in a window of Rissa tridactyla isolate bRisTri1 chromosome 3, bRisTri1.patW.cur.20221130, whole genome shotgun sequence genomic DNA:
- the LOC128907964 gene encoding L-threonine 3-dehydrogenase, mitochondrial: MPIVKNVSRAVSQLLQSSGCGCGISIVPVRCIGVSPRQVASDASFHSVSFSESDHPRVLITGGLGQLGVGLAKLLRKRFGKNNVILSDIRKPADNVFYSGPFIYADILDYKNLREIVVNNRITWLFHYSALLSAVGEANVPLARAVNITGLHNVLDIAAEHNLRLFVPSTIGAFGPTSPRDPTPDLCIQRPRTIYGVSKVHAELMGEYYHYRYGLDFRCLRYPGIISADSQPGGGTTDYAVQIFHDAIKTGKFQCNLKPDTRLPMMYIDDCLKATLEVMEAPAEALSMRTYNISAMSFTPEELAQEVQKHVPELQVTYNVDKVRQAIADSWPMNFDDGNARRDWGWKHDYDLPELVTTMFSFLGADSRIAQAN; encoded by the exons ATGCCAATTGTCAAAAACGTGAGCAGAGCTGTCAGCCAGCTGCTACAGAGCTCTGGTTGTGGATGTGGGATTTCCATCGTGCCTGTTCGATGTATTGGAGTCTCACCCCGCCAGGTGGCCTCCGATGCTAGCTTTCACTCGGTTTCTTTTTCCGAGTCTGATCATCCTCGGGTGCTAATTACAG GTGGTCTTGGTCAGCTTGGAGTGGGACTTGCGAAGCTTCTGAG GAAACGCTTTGGAAAGAACAATGTGATCTTGTCTGACATTAGAAAGCCTGCAGATAATGTTTTTTATAGCG GTCCTTTTATCTACGCAGATATTTTGGACTACAAGAATTTACGTGAGATAGTGGTGAATAATCGGATAACTTGGCTCTTCCACTACAGCGCTTTGCTCAGTGCTGTTGGAGAAGCAAACGTCCCTTTGGCCAGAGCTGTAAATATTACCG GTTTACACAATGTTCTGGATATTGCAGCTGAGCATAATTTGAGACTCTTTGTTCCAAGCACTATTGGAGCCTTTGGACCCACCTCGCCTCGAGATCCAACTCCTGATCTCTGCATTCAGAGACCAAGGACAATCTACGGAGTCTCCAAGGTTCACGCTGAGCTCATGGGAGAA TACTACCATTACCGGTATGGCCTAGACTTCCGCTGCCTGAGGTATCCAGGAATTATATCCGCCGACTCTCAGCCTGGTGGGGGAACGACTG ATTATGCTGTCCAGATTTTCCACGATGCCATAAAGACCGGCAAATTCCAATGCAACCTAAAGCCAGACACTCGTCTCCCTATGATGTATATTGATGACTGTCTGAAAGCCACTCTAGAGGTTATGGAGGCCCCTGCGGAGGCACTGAGCATGAGGACGTACAACATCAGTGCCATGAGCTTCACTCCTGAGGAGCTGGCCCAAGAGGTGCAGAAGCACGTTCCTGAACTCCAGGTGACCTACAACGTGGATAAAGTCAGGCAGGCCATAG CTGACAGTTGGCCGATGAACTTTGATGATGGGAATGCCCGGAGAGATTGGGGTTGGAAACATGATTATGATCTCCCTGAGTTGGTGACTACGATGTTCAGCTTCCTTGGGGCTGACTCCAGGATTGCTCAAGCTAACTGA